A genomic region of Arachis stenosperma cultivar V10309 chromosome 9, arast.V10309.gnm1.PFL2, whole genome shotgun sequence contains the following coding sequences:
- the LOC130951320 gene encoding alpha-methyl-mannoside-specific lectin: protein MAISKKILPLLSIATIFLLLLNKAHSLDSLSFSYNNFEQDDERNLILQGDATFSASKGIQLTKVDDNGTPAKSTVGRVLHSTQVRLWEKSTNRLTNFQAQFSFVIKSPIDNGADGIAFFIAAPDSEIPKNSAGGTLGLFDPQSAQNPSANQVLAVEFDTFYAQDSNGWDPNYQHIGIDVNSIKSAATTKWERRDGQTLNVLVTYDANSKNLQVTASYPDGQSYQVSYVVDLRDYLPEWGRVGFSAASGQQYQSHELQSWSFTSTLLYTSPHYLKLGRFMI from the coding sequence ATGGCTATCTCCAAGAAAATCCTCCCTCTTCTTTCCATAGCAACCATCTTCCTCTTGCTCCTAAACAAAGCCCACTCACTAGATTCCCTTTCCTTCAGCTACAACAACTTTGAACAAGACGATGAAAGAAACCTAATCTTGCAAGGTGATGCAACGTTTTCAGCAAGCAAGGGAATCCAACTCACCAAGGTAGACGATAACGGAACCCCTGCAAAGAGCACCGTGGGTCGAGTCTTGCACTCCACCCAGGTGCGCCTCTGGGAGAAGAGCACCAACCGGCTCACAAACTTCCAAGCACAGTTCAGCTTCGTCATCAAGTCGCCCATTGACAATGGTGCCGATGGCATAGCCTTCTTCATTGCCGCACCGGATAGCGAAATTCCAAAGAACTCGGCCGGAGGGACCTTAGGGCTCTTTGACCCACAAAGTGCCCAGAACCCTTCGGCCAACCAAGTTCTTGCCGTTGAATTTGACACCTTCTATGCTCAAGACTCCAATGGTTGGGACCCCAATTACCAACACATCGGAATTGATGTGAACTCTATTAAATCCGCAGCAACCACCAAGTGGGAGAGGAGAGATGGCCAAACCCTAAATGTTCTCGTAACTTATGATGCTAACTCTAAAAACCTACAAGTGACTGCTAGCTACCCTGATGGTCAAAGTTATCAGGTATCTTATGTGGTTGACTTGAGAGACTATCTTCCAGAATGGGGTAGGGTTGGATTCTCAGCTGCTTCGGGACAACAATACCAATCTCATGAGCTTCAATCTTGGTCCTTCACCTCAACCTTGTTGTACACTTCACCCCACTACCTTAAACTTGGACGCTTCATGATATGA
- the LOC130950400 gene encoding uncharacterized protein LOC130950400: MADSVSSNGASLGFDVHTLSHLNQLTHLQSQLNRKSVSPLSDPSSVFFLHPSENPGISIISVKLDTKNYNEWSRAMLIALKSKNKLGFVDGTLPKCSVDDPNFSAWDKCNTFVVAWILQSLSNEISRSVIWNDIAVDIWNDLRHRYYQGDIFKVAELEENLFSLKQGDSSITAYFTKLKAIWEEIENFKSILLCVACESMCVCGLEKLRIQKKETYTVRFLRGLNEQYHNVRSQVMLAKPLPDVNEVFFCSHNKRDI, encoded by the coding sequence ATGGCAGACTCCGTTTCCAGTAATGGTGCTTCTCTAGGGTTTGATGTTCACACTCTATCTCATCTCAATCAACTCACACACTTGCAGTCGCAATTGAATCGTAAAAGTGTGAGTCCTCTTTCTGATCCCTCAAGTGTATTCTTTCTTCATCCAAGCGAAAACCCTGGGATTTCAATTATTTCTGTGAAATTAGATACCAAGAACTATAATGAATGGTCCAGAGCAATGTTAATTGCGCTAAAATCTAAGAATAAGCTTGGCTTTGTGGATGGCACATTACCGAAATGTAGTGTAGATGATCCCAATTTTTCAGCTTGGGACAAGTGTAATACCTTTGTTGTGGCATGGATTCTTCAATCCTTGAGTAATGAAATTTCAAGAAGTGTCATTTGGAATGATATAGCTGTGGATATCTGGAATGATTTGAGGCATCGTTACTATCAAGGTGATATCTTTAAGGTTGCAGAATTGGAAGAAAATTTGTTCTCTTTGAAGCAGGGGGATTCAAGCATCACTGCTTACTTTACAAAATTGAAGGCTATTTGGGaagaaattgaaaattttaagtCTATTCTTCTTTGTGTAGCATGTGAATCCATGTGTGTTTGTGGGCTGGAAAAGCTTCGAATTCAGAAAAAGGAGACTTATACTGTTCGATTTCTTAGGGGACTAAATGAGCAATACCACAATGTTCGTTCTCAAGTCATGCTTGCTAAACCTCTTCCAGATGTTAATGAAGTCTTTTTTTGCTCACACAACAAGAGAGACATTTGA
- the LOC130951986 gene encoding galactose-binding lectin-like translates to MKPFCVLLTFLLLLAASSKKVNSAKTETVSFNYNSFNQGNPAITFQGDVTVLSDGNLLLTNLNKSNSVGRVLYATPVRIWSSATGNVASFVTSFSFEMKDYNDYDPADGIIFFIAPEDTQIPAGSIGGGTLGVSDTQGAGHFVGVEFDTYSNSEYNDPPTHHVGIDVNSVKSLKTVPWKSVSGAVVKVTVIYDSSSKTLSVAVTNENGDITTIAEVVDLKAKLRERVKFGFSASGSAGGRQIHLIRSWSFTSTLLTTTTTRSINNNEKKIMNILTA, encoded by the coding sequence ATGAAACCATTTTGTGTTTTacttactttcttgctcttgctAGCAGCAAGTAGTAAGAAGGTGAACTCAGCCAAAACCGAAACAGTGTCCTTCAACTACAACTCTTTCAATCAAGGTAACCCAGCAATAACTTTCCAAGGTGACGTCACTGTTCTTTCAGATGGCAATCTCCTGCTCACCAATCTCAACAAGTCAAATAGCGTCGGCCGTGTTCTGTATGCCACGCCGGTGCGCATTTGGAGCAGTGCCACCGGCAATGTCGCCAGCTTCGTCACCTCCTTCTCTTTCGAGATGAAGGATTATAACGATTATGATCCTGCCGACGGTATCATCTTTTTTATTGCACCGGAAGATACCCAGATTCCTGCCGGCAGTATTGGTGGTGGAACCTTAGGTGTCTCTGACACCCAAGGTGCGGGTCACTTTGTTGGCGTAGAGTTTGATACCTATTCCAACAGTGAGTACAATGATCCACCCACTCATCACGTTGGAATTGATGTAAACAGTGTGAAATCGTTGAAGACCGTACCATGGAAAAGTGTGAGTGGAGCAGTGGTGAAAGTGACTGTGATATATGACTCTTCATCAAAGACATTGAGTGTTGCTGTGACCAACGAGAATGGCGATATTACCACCATTGCCGAAGTTGTTGATTTGAAGGCGAAGCTTCGGGAGAGGGTCAAGTTCGGTTTTTCTGCCTCCGGCTCCGCTGGCGGTCGTCAGATACATCTCATCCGTTCGTGGTCGTTTACTTCGACCTTGTTAACAACAACAACTACAAGAAGCATCAACAACAACGAAAAGAAAATAATGAATATCTTAACTGCATGA